The proteins below are encoded in one region of Streptomyces roseirectus:
- a CDS encoding CoA-transferase subunit beta, translated as MITRAEVCATACADAWQGAGEILAHAVGVVPTIGVRLARLTTSPELVLSDGEAYLMSEPPPLGGTAADGGVAEGWVPFRRIFDLVESGRRQSMMGASQLDRYGNQNISAVGNWRKPTRQLIGVRGAPGNTANHRTDYWVPRHSPKVFVERVDVVCGVGNDRASKLTFHHLGVVVTDLAVLDYGDDGRLRIRSVHPGVTVDDVRAATGFPLDATGVTATREPDPTELRLIREEIDPRGLRNREVPVTP; from the coding sequence ATGATCACCCGCGCGGAGGTGTGCGCCACCGCCTGCGCCGACGCCTGGCAGGGCGCGGGCGAGATCCTGGCGCACGCCGTCGGCGTCGTCCCCACGATCGGCGTCCGGCTGGCCCGGCTGACCACCAGCCCCGAACTCGTCCTCTCCGACGGCGAGGCGTACCTCATGAGCGAGCCGCCGCCGCTCGGCGGCACGGCCGCCGACGGGGGAGTGGCCGAGGGCTGGGTGCCGTTCCGGCGGATCTTCGACCTCGTGGAGAGCGGACGCCGGCAGAGCATGATGGGCGCGAGCCAACTCGACCGCTACGGCAACCAGAACATCTCCGCCGTCGGCAACTGGCGCAAACCCACACGCCAGTTGATCGGCGTACGCGGCGCACCCGGCAACACCGCCAACCACCGCACCGACTACTGGGTGCCCCGCCACTCGCCGAAGGTGTTCGTGGAGCGGGTCGACGTGGTCTGCGGCGTCGGCAACGACCGCGCGAGCAAACTGACGTTCCATCACCTCGGCGTCGTCGTCACCGACTTGGCGGTCCTGGACTACGGCGACGACGGCCGCCTGCGCATCCGCTCCGTGCACCCCGGCGTCACCGTCGACGACGTCCGCGCCGCGACCGGCTTCCCGCTCGACGCGACCGGCGTCACCGCGACCCGCGAGCCCGATCCGACCGAACTGCGCCTGATCCGCGAGGAGATCGACCCCCGGGGGCTACGGAACCGGGAGGTTCCCGTCACTCCGTGA
- a CDS encoding TetR/AcrR family transcriptional regulator: protein MAVRRPVRTAADNGGAPKGGSDRRAELLRIAARLFASRGYTQTTVRDIADEAGILSGSLYHHFASKEEMLDEILRDFLGRLLERFAAIEQAEQDPRKVLDLLVQHSFAVIHETPDAVALYQNESASLSGQPRFAYVDQWGRRIERIWLRALTAGQESGVFRADVDARLTYRFIRDTVWCSVRWYRPRGRFRHEAVSEQYLRILYGGLVTE, encoded by the coding sequence GGCGGTACGACGCCCCGTCCGTACGGCGGCCGACAACGGCGGCGCCCCGAAGGGGGGTTCGGACCGGCGGGCCGAACTCCTGCGGATCGCGGCCCGGTTGTTCGCGTCCCGGGGCTACACGCAGACCACGGTGCGAGACATCGCCGACGAGGCGGGGATCCTCTCGGGCAGCCTGTACCACCACTTCGCGTCGAAGGAGGAGATGCTCGACGAGATCCTGCGCGACTTCCTCGGCCGTCTCCTGGAGCGGTTCGCCGCGATCGAGCAGGCGGAGCAGGACCCCCGGAAGGTGCTCGACCTGCTCGTTCAGCACTCCTTCGCCGTGATACACGAGACGCCGGACGCGGTCGCCCTCTACCAGAACGAGTCGGCGTCCCTGAGCGGCCAGCCCCGGTTCGCGTACGTCGACCAGTGGGGCCGCAGGATCGAGAGGATCTGGCTGCGCGCGCTGACGGCGGGCCAGGAGTCCGGGGTGTTCCGCGCGGATGTCGACGCCCGGCTCACCTACCGGTTCATCCGGGACACGGTGTGGTGCTCGGTGCGCTGGTACCGCCCGCGCGGCCGGTTCCGCCACGAGGCGGTCTCCGAGCAGTACCTGCGCATCCTGTACGGCGGTCTGGTCACGGAGTGA
- a CDS encoding CoA transferase subunit A: protein MGDKTVRLEEFAGVVESGMTIGIGGWGSRRKPMALVREILRSDVRDLTVVTFGGPDAGLLCAAGKVRRLVYGFVSLDSIPLDPHFRAARERGEIETAEYDEGMVVTGLRAAASRLSFLPTRAGLGSDVLTMNPDLRTVNSPYTGEEYVAMKALPLDVALIHLNRADPAGNAQYLGPDPYFDDLFARAADRTYVSAERVVPDLLAEGPAQTLLVSRIFVTGVIETPNGAHFTSCAPDHPRDEAFQAHYAASAKDPGAWELFRKRFLDGDERAYQRAVTDFHAERATEEAR from the coding sequence TCGGCGGCTGGGGATCCCGCCGCAAACCCATGGCACTGGTCAGGGAGATCCTGCGCAGCGACGTGCGGGACCTGACCGTCGTCACCTTCGGCGGCCCCGACGCCGGACTGCTGTGCGCGGCGGGAAAGGTGCGCAGACTCGTCTACGGATTCGTCTCGCTCGACTCCATCCCCCTCGACCCGCACTTCCGCGCCGCCCGCGAACGCGGCGAGATCGAGACCGCCGAGTACGACGAGGGCATGGTCGTCACCGGGCTGCGCGCGGCGGCGAGCCGCCTGTCGTTCCTGCCCACCCGCGCCGGACTCGGCTCCGACGTCCTGACCATGAACCCCGACCTGAGAACCGTCAACTCCCCCTACACAGGCGAGGAGTACGTCGCGATGAAGGCCCTCCCGCTGGACGTCGCCCTGATCCACCTGAACCGCGCCGACCCCGCCGGGAACGCCCAGTACCTGGGCCCCGACCCGTACTTCGACGACCTCTTCGCCCGCGCCGCCGACCGCACCTACGTCAGCGCCGAACGCGTCGTCCCCGACCTCCTCGCCGAAGGCCCCGCCCAGACGCTGCTGGTCAGCCGCATCTTCGTGACCGGCGTGATCGAGACGCCGAACGGCGCCCACTTCACCTCCTGCGCGCCCGACCACCCGCGCGACGAGGCGTTCCAGGCCCACTACGCGGCGAGCGCCAAGGACCCCGGCGCGTGGGAGCTGTTCCGCAAGCGGTTCCTGGACGGCGACGAACGCGCCTACCAGCGGGCCGTCACCGACTTCCACGCCGAACGCGCCACCGAGGAGGCCCGATGA